A genome region from Triticum aestivum cultivar Chinese Spring chromosome 2B, IWGSC CS RefSeq v2.1, whole genome shotgun sequence includes the following:
- the LOC123041431 gene encoding uncharacterized protein yields MLPLAHPTRHPHPRPASRASPPERSPARARAGPRLPRRSSNALTLTRARPPTAEPGENTETTSAPASSSVLSFLCPLLKFFGGGDPSQERNDIVEVATSSLSSLARLPWGSNVAASSTESVSTPTSAPTLQLYEFEACPFCRRVREAMTELDLSAEVYPCPKGSLRHRDVVRKIGGKEQFPLLVDASTGVTMYESGDIVKYLFKQYGQGKSPSFGLLESTIFTGWVPTLLRAGRGMTMWSKAGAVPAEKLELFSFENNTYARIVREALCELELPYVLRNVGQGSSKMSSLLSVANSKQVPYLMDPNTGFRSGDHKTILSYLFQQYSVGG; encoded by the exons ATGCTTCCCCTCGCGCACCCCACCCGCCATCCCCACCCCCGCCCTGCATCTCGGGCCTCACCTCCGGAGCGCTCTCCTGCCCGAGCCCGAGCTGGACCTCGCCTACCCCGCCGCTCGTCTAATGCGCTCACCCTCACACGAGCGCGGCCTCCGACCGCGGAACCGGGCGAGAATACTGAAACCACCTCCGCCCCCGCCAGCAGCAGCGTCCTGTCGTTTTTGTGCCCGCTTCTCAAGTTCTTCGGG GGCGGGGATCCTTCTCAAGAGCGGAATGACATCGTGGAG GTGGCCACATCTTCCCTTTCAAGTTTAGCTAGACTGCCGTGGGGATCAAATGTTGCAGCTAGTAGCACAGAAAGCGTTAGTACACCAACGAGTGCTCCGACTCTTCAACTGTATGAGTTTG AAGCATGTCCCTTCTGTAGGAGAGTCAGGGAGGCCATGACTGAGCTTGATCTTTCTGCGGAG GTTTATCCTTGCCCAAAAGGGTCACTGAGGCATAGAGATGTGGTCAGGAAAATTGGAGGGAAGGAGCA GTTTCCACTTCTTGTTGATGCAAGTACTGGCGTCACAATGTATGAAAGTG GAGATATTGTGAAGTACCTGTTCAAACAGTATGGACAAGGAAAGAGCCCTTCTTTTGGCCTCCTTGAGAG TACAATTTTCACAGGATGGGTGCCTACTCTTCTTCGAGCTGGAAGAGGGATGACAATGTGGAGCAAAGCTGGTGCGGTACCTGCAGAGAAGCTGGAACTCTTCTCATTTGAGAATAACACC TACGCAAGGATCGTGCGTGAGGCTCTGTGTGAATTGGAGCTCCCTTACGTTCTCCGGAACGTGGGACAGGGGTCGTCGAAGATGAGTTCGCTGCTAAGCGTAGCAAATTCTAAGCAG GTACCGTATCTGATGGATCCAAACACCGGGTTCCGATCGGGCGATCACAAGACGATACTGTCCTACTTGTTTCAGCAGTACTCTGTGGGCGGCTAG